A section of the Lampris incognitus isolate fLamInc1 chromosome 8, fLamInc1.hap2, whole genome shotgun sequence genome encodes:
- the fhdc3 gene encoding FH2 domain containing 3, producing MEGALVLTPACPPTYSRDSSSPPPNAPEISDHQSSPSEPAPQFIPPPPPPPPPPPLLPPPPPPAFAPHNVQRRSMKKVNWDAIPSQRVLGKVNVWTSQRPQKNLTLNVQRIEELFSHEDTWAPKCGTRVKHRRRFTGLAPFPSESQVSILDSKKSMNIGIFLKHCKRPVTELVEDIRQGNWLKFGAGKLKELCKLVPEDSEVRQLLSFSGDLSLLPEADQFMVRLVKVPGYAERLTSMLLREEFFPLMKEMKNSVSVMTNAANELLHCDDLHSVIRLVLKAGNYMNAGGYSGDAIGFRMTSLLKLADTKANKPGMNLMHYVAKQAEDIDAELLTFSNQLSHVGMASRVCKEEVNVDFQREVQKIKDVKMYASKQPGLLQQMETFLMTAEVKLANVESSLQELNAISHAVAEYFCEDPALFKLEECCTIFHSFCKKFDIAVKENREREAVELRRKRSENFHSLSKRCSISSNQETRPDPETSSLESVLHSFLSSVPEGLTRCRKSMLSPVEGSPTELSSRTESSVEESDLGSQSGQERSPEEKQAKLQEAEELDYKEARKIRVVTRKVLHLQSGQGSLCGDQASHKPRFKEREQATPVTPRTPRPRTRDFVFLGSDGNPGSPWTILSPFTCPRGNMPLHNRRPRHRNQNFSISSGDDLDGEAWQLPSSPSHSTPPATKPTFPTMTCPLMDLVEDNEGGGGDHTSQSSYTASSSLPDCPSQRALSQRPVLRSNSLDETRSSAARDLRLWDLFQRTKVQRTRSYSGSGTESATAEGDNIWSGIGKKTRKQIDKQNSGFMSFFKRIGNRCKPEKVNTKTSDT from the exons ATGGAGGGAGCATTGGTCTTaacacctgcgtgtcctcccacttattctcgggactcttcttctcctcctccaaaTGCTCCAGAGATTTCAGACCACCAGTCTTCTCCTTCTGAACCTGCCCCCCAATTtatacctccacctccacctccacctcctcctcctcctctccttcccccTCCTCCACCACCTGCTTTTGCCCCTCATAATGTCCAGCGACGTTCGATGAAAAAGGTCAACTGGGACGCTATCCCCAGCCAGCGTGTCCTGGGGAAAGTGAACGTGTGGACATCTCAGCGGCCACAGAAGAACCTCACACTCAATGTCCAGAGGATAGAGGAGCTGTTCAGCCACGAGGACACATGGGCCCCTAAATGCGGGACCAGAGTCAAGCATCGCAGGAGGTTTACGGGCCTGGCCCCTTTTCCCAGCGAGTCGCAG GTCTCAATTCTCGACTCCAAGAAGAGTATGAATATCGGGATCTTCCTGAAACACTGTAAGAG GCCCGTGACAGAACTGGTGGAGGACATTCGTCAGGGGAACTGGCTCAAATTTGGAGCAGGAAAACTCAAGGAGCTCTGTAAATTGGTCCCGGAGGACAGTGAG GTGAGGCAACTGCTGTCGTTCAGTGGGGACCTCTCTCTGTTGCCTGAGGCGGACCAGTTCATGGTGCGGCTGGTCAAAGTGCCAGG TTACGCTGAGCGCCTGACGTCCATGTTGCTGAGGGAGGAGTTCTTTCCTCTTATGAAGGAGATGAAGAACTCTGTCTCCGTGATGACTAACGCTGCAAATG aGCTGTTGCACTGTGATGACCTGCACTCCGTCATTCGGCTGGTATTAAAAGCGGGGAACTACATGAATGCT GGTGGGTACAGTGGCGATGCCATTGGCTTCAGGATGACCTCGCTGCTCAAGCTTGCGGACACCAAGGCCAACAAGCCAGGCATGAACCTCATGCACTATGTCGCCAAG CAAGCAGAGGACATTGATGCAGAGCTGTTAACATTTTCCAATCAGCTCAGTCATGTTGGGATGGCATCAAG AGTTTGTAAGGAGGAAGTAAATGTTGACTTCCAAAGAGAAGTGCAAAAGATCAAGGATGTGAAAATGTATGCTAGCAAACAGCCTGGCCTTCTCCAACAGATGGAAACCTTTCTCATG ACGGCTGAAGTCAAGTTGGCCAATGTGGAGTCCTCTCTCCAGGAGCTCAATGCTATTAGCCATGCTGTGGCTGAGTACTTCTGCGAAGATCCAGCTTTATTCAAACTGGAGGAGTGCTGCACCATCTTTCACTCCTTTTGCAAGAAGTTTGACATAGCTGTAAAG GAAAACAGAGAACGAGAGGCAGTAGAGCTGAGACGCAAGCGGAGCGAGAACTTTCACAGCTTGTCCAAGCGCTGTTCCATATCCTCCAATCAGGAAACGCGGCCTGACCCGGAGACCTCCAGCTTGGAGTCGGTCCTCCACAGCTTTCTGTCCTCTGTTCCAGAGGGCCTCACAAGGTGCAGGAAAAGCATGCTGTCCCCAGTTGAAGGATCCCCCACTGAGCTCAGCTCCCGAACAGAATCATCGGTAGAAGAATCAGATCTAGGCTCACAGAGCGGACAAGAAAGAAGCCCAGAGGAGAAACAAGCAAAACTGCAGGAAGCAGAGGAGCTGGATTACAAGGAGGCCAGGAAGATCCGTGTGGTAACGCGGAAAGTGCTACACTTACAGAGTGGCCAAGGAAGCCTCTGTGGGGACCAAGCCTCCCATAAGCCTCGTTTCAAAGAGAGAGAACAAGCAACCCCTGTTACCCCACGCACTCCTCGCCCCAGAACCAGGGACTTTGTCTTCTTGGGTAGCGATGGGAATCCAGGCTCCCCCTGGACTATACTCAGTCCGTTCACCTGCCCCCGTGGGAACATGCCTTTGCACAACCGACGGCCCCGCCATCGCAATCAGAACTTCTCCATATCCAGTGGAGATGATCTAGATGGTGAAGCCTGGCAGCTGCCCTCCTCCCCATCTCACTCCACTCCCCCCGCAACCAAGCCAACTTTCCCTACCATGACTTGTCCCCTTATGGACCTAGTAGAGGAtaatgaaggaggaggaggggatcaCACATCTCAATCTTCCTACACGGCATCTTCATCACTTCCTGATTGTCCCTCCCAAAGGGCTCTGTCCCAAAGGCCAGTCCTCAGATCTAACTCCCTGGATGAAACCAGGAGTTCTGCGGCGCGTGACCTCAGGTTGTGGGACTTGTTTCAGAGAACCAAAGTCCAAAGGACGAGGTCATACTCAGGGTCTGGGACTGAGTCGGCGACAGCAGAGGGAGACAATATTTGGTCAGGGATTGGGAAAAAGACAAGGAAGCAGATAGACAAACAGAACTCTGGGTTCATGTCCTTTTTTAAACGCATTGGGAACAGATGTAAACCTGAGAAAGTGAATACCAAAACATCAGATACCTGA